The window CATAAAAGGCAGCTTCACCTTCTTCAATCACATAATTAAGACCTTTATCTTTTGCTGCACTGATGATCGCATTTTCTGCTATTTCCCAGTTTGCAGTGTCACCTATATACTTTTCTGGTTTCTTAGGATCGCGTATGCTTACCTGAGCTGTAAAATTCTCAAAACCTAAAGAACCAAATACATAAAGAACCAGATCTATAACTGCTTTGAACTCAGCATCGAGCTGCTCTGGCATACAAAAAATGTGCGCATCATCTTGAGTAAATCCTCTTACACGAGTTAAACCGTGCAACTCACCGCTTTGTTCATAACGATAAACCGTACCGAACTCAGCAAATCGTTTTGGTAGATCTCTATAAGACCATTGCGCACTTTTATATATCTCGCAGTGATGCGGACAGTTCATAGGTTTTAATAAAAACTCTTCATCTTCATTAGGAGTTTTTATCGGCTGGAAAGAGTCTGCTCCATACTTCTCGTAGTGACCAGAAGTTACATATAATTCTTTAGAACCTATGTGTGGACTCACCACCATTTCATAACCTGCCTTCTTCTGTGCTTTTTTAAGAAAATCTTCTAATCGCTCTCTTAATGCAGCTCCTTTAGGCAACCACAATGGTAAACCTTGACCTACACGTTGAGAAAAAGTAAATAATTGTAATTCTTTACCTAATTTTCTATGATCACGCTTTTTAGCTTCTTCTAGTAACTCTAAGTATTCTTTTAAGTCCTTTTGTTTAGGAAAGGACGTTCCATACATACGAGTCAACTGCGGATTGTTTTCATCACCACGCCAGTAAGCGCCAGCGATACTCATAATCTTTACCGCTTTTATAATTCCTGTATTGGGAACGTGTCCACCTCTACACAAATCTGTAAACGTATCGTGATCACAAAAAGTAATCTCTCCATCAGTCAAGTTTTCTATAAGCTCAACTTTGTACGGATTATTCTGATCTTTATAGAATTTTAAAGCATCGGCTTTAGAAACACTACGCATCTTAAACTCATGTTTACCACGAGCAATTTCTAACATGCGAGCTTCTATTTTAGGAATATCATTTTCTGATATAGCGTGTTCTTTGAAATCAATATCGTAATAAAAACCATTATCGATTGCTGGTCCTATTGTTAGGCTTACTCCAGGATATAACTCTTCAATAGCTTGCGCCATTATGTGAGAAGTAGAATGCCAAAACGCTTCTTTTCCCTCGGGATTACTGAAGGTAAATAGAACTAAGCTACCATCTTCAGTAAGTGGGGTTTTAGTCTCTACTTTAGTGCCGTTAAAACTAGCACTTATTACGTTGCGAGCAAGTCCTTGTGAGATGCTCATTGCGACATCCATAGGTGTCGTGCCGCTTTCCATTTCTTTAATACTGCCGTCTGGCAAAGTAATATTAATCATAACTACAAAATATGAACGGTAAAGGTAATGTCTTTATAGAAAAGCACAATTGAAATAAGAAACAGATTTTTGATAATTTTTGTTTTGAGTTTTGCCGTGTTTCCTTTCATTAATCCTGATAAGTTCAAAAACCTTTGTCATACCTCTGTCACTTGGAAACAGGTTCAAACATCATGTTTTTTCAAGTATAAATGTGAACTACCTTCAAGTTTCAAAATAAAAACTGGAACGCGGTTTGATAGGTCTATAAAAACATTGGTTATGAAAAAACTACTACTTCTAGCATTTACGTCTTTATTATTAGTGAGCTGTGATCCTTGGACAG is drawn from Nonlabens dokdonensis DSW-6 and contains these coding sequences:
- the thrS gene encoding threonine--tRNA ligase, with the protein product MINITLPDGSIKEMESGTTPMDVAMSISQGLARNVISASFNGTKVETKTPLTEDGSLVLFTFSNPEGKEAFWHSTSHIMAQAIEELYPGVSLTIGPAIDNGFYYDIDFKEHAISENDIPKIEARMLEIARGKHEFKMRSVSKADALKFYKDQNNPYKVELIENLTDGEITFCDHDTFTDLCRGGHVPNTGIIKAVKIMSIAGAYWRGDENNPQLTRMYGTSFPKQKDLKEYLELLEEAKKRDHRKLGKELQLFTFSQRVGQGLPLWLPKGAALRERLEDFLKKAQKKAGYEMVVSPHIGSKELYVTSGHYEKYGADSFQPIKTPNEDEEFLLKPMNCPHHCEIYKSAQWSYRDLPKRFAEFGTVYRYEQSGELHGLTRVRGFTQDDAHIFCMPEQLDAEFKAVIDLVLYVFGSLGFENFTAQVSIRDPKKPEKYIGDTANWEIAENAIISAAKDKGLNYVIEEGEAAFYGPKLDFMVKDALGRSWQLGTIQVDYNLPERFDLWYKGADNESHRPVMIHRAPFGSMERFIAILLEHTGGNFPLWLMPEQCTILSLSEKYENYAKEVANSLEINEIRTTVDNRAETMGKKIREAEMNKLPYMLIVGEQEEKDGTISVRKHGGEDLGAMTVTSFTELVKKEISETIKTFEV